In Roseovarius sp. M141, the sequence TCAATCATGACCGAACCGCTGGTCGCGCGGGGGTACCCGCGGGGACGGGTGGCGGCGCTGCTGGGAATTTCGTCGCTGCTGGGCATCCTGATTCCGCCCTCGATCACGATGATCCTGTTCGCCGTGGTCACGCGCCAATCGGTTGCCGCCTGCTTCGCCGCCACCATCGGCCCGGCGATCCTGCTGATCATCGGCCTGATCCTCTATAATCGGTTCCTCGTGGGCCGCGCGTTCGAAGAACTGCCCGCACCCGAGGATGCCGGCCCGCGCGAGAGCTTTGGCAAGGTCACGTTGCACGCGCTGTTTAAGACTGTCGCTGCCGGTCATCATCCTCGGCGGGATCTATGGCGGGATCTTTACCCCGACCGAGGCCGCCGCCGTCGCCGCCGTCGCCGCGCTGATCGTGGGCGGGCTGATCTACCGCGAATTCACCTGGCGCACGCTGGGCCGCAGCGTGGTGCAGGCCGCCGAAACCACCGGCACGATCATCCTGATCCTGCTGTTTTCGTTCATGATCTCGCGCATCATGGCGTTCGAGCGGGTGCCGCAGGACCTGACCGAGGCGGTCCAGTCCGTCGTGACCAGCCCCATCGGCGCCCTGCTGATCGTCAACCTCGTGCTGATCGTCGCGGGGGCGCTGATGGACGATATTTCCGTCACCGTCGTG encodes:
- a CDS encoding TRAP transporter large permease subunit, whose translation is MPARARALARSRCTRCLRLSLPVIILGGIYGGIFTPTEAAAVAAVAALIVGGLIYREFTWRTLGRSVVQAAETTGTIILILLFSFMISRIMAFERVPQDLTEAVQSVVTSPIGALLIVNLVLIVAGALMDDISVTVVIAPLFLPLMVANGVDPVHFAAIVGCSVVIGANSPPVAPTLFLSCKITRAPIMQAVMLELLGLMTFVAFPVMLVTTCWPALSLAIPRALDLM